The following are encoded in a window of Castanea sativa cultivar Marrone di Chiusa Pesio chromosome 9, ASM4071231v1 genomic DNA:
- the LOC142609272 gene encoding uncharacterized protein LOC142609272 yields the protein MAVSDGGPVFIKAIDGSGEFKDKHYIAGVLNDAIKEIGHEKVVQIITDNASVMKAAGSLIEIADTRFASVVVMLKRLKLIKRCLQAMAISDQWASYREDDVGKAQKVKDLILSDLWWDNVDYILEFTAPIYDMLRIADTDKPCLHLMYEMWDSMIEKVKAVIYRHEGLEDDQHCSFWSVVYDILIDRWTKNCTPLHCLAHSLNPKYYSMEWLSENPKRIAPHRDYEISMERSKCLDRYFEDGNELSVVKFEFAAFSRGRFPSPAALTDRNKMAPAHADDLVYVHSNLRLLSRRNEEYIHTETKMWILEETVGMRATYMEELEFLRVQPLLLMSQSWRP from the exons atggcaGTATCAGATGGGGGTCCAGTGTTTATAAAGGCAATTGATGGGTCAGGTGAGTTCAAAGACAAACATTATATTGCTGGGGTGTTGAATGATGCTATAAAAGAGATTGGACATGAAAAAGTTGTCCAAATCATCACTGATAATGCTAGTGTGATGAAGGCTGCTGGATCTCTTATTGAAA TTGCTGATACTAGATTTGCTTCGGTTGTTGTAATGCTAAAaaggttgaagttgataaaaagatgcCTTCAAGCCATGGCTATTAGTGACCAATGGGCTTCTTATAGGGAGGATGATGTTGGAAAAGCTCAAAAAGTGAAAGATCTGATTCTAAGTGATCTTTGGTGGGATAATGTTGATTATATCCTTGAATTCACAGcacctatttatgatatgctACGAATAGCCGACACAGATAAGCCTTGTCTTCATCTTATGTATGAGATGTGGGATTCAATGATAGAGAAGGTGAAAGCAGTAATATATCGGCACGAAGGCTTGGAAGATGATCAGCATTGCtcattttggagtgtggtgtatGATATACTCATTGATCGATGGACTAAAAACTGTACACCACTACATTGCTTGGctcattccttaaatcctaa GTATTACTCCATGGAATGGCTTTCGGAGAATCCAAAACGCATTGCTCCACATCGAGATTatgaaatttctatggaaaGGAGCAAGTGTTTAGATCGATACTTTGAAGATGGGAATGAATTAAGTGTGGTGAAGTTTGAGTTTGCAGCATTTTCAAGAGGGAGGTTTCCTTCACCAGCTGCCTTGACAGATAG aaacaaaatggctcCTGCACATGCTGATgatttggtatatgtgcattCTAATCTTCGACTCTTGTCAAGGCGCAATGAGGAGTACATACACACAGAAACAAAGATGTGGATATTGGAGGAGACTGTTGGAATGAGAGCGACATACATGGAGGAGCTGGAATTCTTGAGAGTGCAACCCTTACTCTTGATGAGCCAGAGTTGGAGGCCATAG